The genomic region AAGAGGCGTACTGGTTCGGCGAGGGAGTGGTGCCGCTGCTGCGCCACGACGGGCTCCTCGATCCCGCGACCGACGCGCACGCCGGCCCTCGCCGGACCCCGGAGCTGGCGGTGGGCCGATGACCCGGCCCGCCGCGGAGTTGCCGATGACCGCGCTGATCGGCAACCCCAAACCCCATTCCCGTACGCGGACAGTCGCGCTTGCCACCGCGGCGGCCCTGCACTCCCGACTGACCCACTGCCCGACCCCGGTCGCGGCGCCCACGGTGATCGACCTGGCCGAGCTGACGGCCGAGCTGGTCGGTCAGGGCAGCCGGCCGGAGACCCTCGACGAGGTGCTGGAGGCGGTACGCCGGCCCGGGTTGCTGCTGGTTGCCAGCCCCACGTTCAAGGCGGCGTACAGCGGCCTGTTGAAGCTCTTCGTCGACGTGCTGCCCCGGGGCGCGCTCACCGGGGTGGTGGCGCTGCCGTTGATGACCGCCGCCCGGTCCGGTCACCGGCACGTCGTGGACACCTACCTGGGCGCCCTGCTGGCCGAGGTGGGCGCGTGCGTGCCCACGGCCGGCCTGTGCCTGCTGGAGCGCGAGTTCGACACGGCGGAGGTCGGCATCGGGCGCTGGCTGGACCGGGCGGCGCCGGCGGTGGTGGATGCCCTCGCCGTGGTGCCCGGCGTGCCGGCCGAGCCCGGAGTCAGCCGGCGTTGACCTCGGTGTCGTGCTTGCGGCGCATACGGCTGATCCAGCCCTGTGCCGTGTGCACCGGGACGTCGAAGTGCTCGGCGACGCGGCTGATCGTGCCGACCTGCTCGTAGACTGCCTCCAGGTCCGCCGGGTCGGGCGCCCGGCGGTACGCGCGACCGGCCTTGAGCCGGCTGAGCCGGTCCGGCTCGCCGGCGCGGCGTGCCGGTCGAGGCGGCTGCGGCCGGGGCGCGGTGGCGGTGGTCGCGGGGACCGGCCCGACAGTCACGGCCGGACGGGGTGCGACCTCGGCGCGACTTCTGTCCCGGTCCTGTGGGGGGATGAAGGCGCGCAGCAGGGCATCGAAGTCGACGTACGGCAGCTCTCCGGTCAGACCGGCGCTCTGCGGCGCGCGGACGGTCAACTCCCGCACGACCGGGTGGCCGTTGCCGGTCTCCAGACGCACGACGGTCTGGGCCACCGGGCCAGTGATCTCCTCACCGTCGTCCTCAACGGGCACGATGGTGATGATGTATTGACTCACGACGATGCCTTTCCTGCGCATCTCCGGGCGAGCCAGTGCGGCTTCCGGCCCCCCGGTCAACCCTGTCGGGTTTGACCTGTGGTGGGAGACAAGATATCAGATTCCCGCAGGCAGAAGGCGAGATATCCGACACTCGCCACGGGACGCCTATCCTTCATCTCCGTTTGATTGTGGGCATCAACGATCAAATCGGGCTCTCCGGGTCGCAGACCCGCGATCCTCTGTCGAGGTTCGCGGGTCGACAGCCCGGGACACCAGCAACGCGGCCAGCCCGGCCCGTGACGACACCCCCGTCTTGCGGAAGATGCGGGTCAGGTGAGCCTCCACCGTCTTGACTGTCACGTACACCTGGTCCGCCGCCTCGGCGTTGCTCGCGCCGGCCGCCACCAGCCGGGCGATGTCCCACTCCCGCCGCGTCAGGGTCAGCTCCCCGCCCGCCGCCGCGGCCGGCAGACGGCCCGCGGCCCCGGCGGCGCGGCTCTGCTCGCCTGCCACCGAGCGTCGCAGCGGCGGGGAGTCGACAAGCTCCGCGATGCGGCGGGTCTCGGCGAGTTCGACCTCCGCCGCCGACCACTCCCGGGCCTCGCACAGAGCGCGCGCCCGCACCAACCGCGCCGACGCCTCCTCCAGTCTCCACCCCAGACTCGCGAACGAGTCCGCCGCCGCGGCGGCCAGCTCCGCGGCACAGCGCGGATCGACCTCCAGGGTCAGCCGCGCCCGGGTGGTCCGGGTCAACGCGCTCTGCCCCCGCAGCCCCAACCGCTCGGCGTACCCCTCCGCCACTGCCAACCAGCGCGCGGCCTCGTCGCACCGACCGGCCTTGTGGGCCATCTCGGCCAGGGCCGAGGCCCAGCAGGCCCGGTTGGTCACCTCGACCTGGTCGAGACCGTCACCGCCGCAGGCGCGCAGCAACGTCGACGTCGAGCCGGCCCGGTCCCCGGCGAGGAACCGCAGACGCACCGACACCCGCTGACTCGCCCCGTCGTACCAGTTCTCGCGGCGGGTGCCGGCGTCCAGCACGGCGGCGTCGGCCAGGTGGCGGGCCGCCGCCGGGCCGCTGCGCCACGCCACCGCGATGGCCCGGTACGCCCGTGCCAGCGCCACCATCGGGTCGATGCCCATGGCGACGGCCACCTCCTCGGCGTCCTCACCCTCGATCCGGGCCCGGTCCAGGCTGCCCAGTCGGGCGGTCACCGCGCTCCGGCCGAGCAGCAGCCAGGGGGTCAGCGCCACGAGACCCGCGCGGCAGCAGATGTCCAGCGCACGGTCGAAGTGGTGCAGGGCCGAGCGCTCCCGCTCGTGGAAGTACTCGGCCCAACCCAGCAGGGCCAACAGGTCCGGATACCGAGCGAGGTCGGTGTCGGCGAACGCGTCCACCTCGGACGACGCCCGGTCCAGCGTCTCCTGCACCCGGATCCCGCAGTCGGTGTACGCGGCCACGAACGACTGCACCACCGCCGCTGTGGTCGCGCAGACCGCCGAGCCGGTGCGCTCGGCCAACGCGCTCAGAGTCCGGGCGTGCTCCGCCGTGTCCGGCGCTCCGCAGAGGGCGCCGGCGATCGCCGCCTCGACTGTCAGCAGGAACCCACCGTGCGGCTCCTCCGGCCCGTCCCGGTACGGCAGCAGCAGCGCGTACGCGTCGAACGGGCGGCCCAGCAACCGCTCCACCCGCGCCCGTGCGGCAACCGCCCGCAGCCGCTGGTCGCGGGTGGCGAGCGGACGGCGGGTCAGCTCCTGGAGCAGGGTGCGGGCCTGGCGCAGTTGACCCGCGCCGACAAGCGCGTCAGCCATCGCGAACTCCAGCCGCGTACGGCGTGGCTCGGTGACCTCGGCGGCGGGCAGCAGCCGCTGGACGTTTGTCATCCACCGGATCGCGGCGAGCCGGGGCACGAGACCGCTCTCCGCGGCCTCGATGAGCGCGTCGGCGGTCGCCGGTTCGGCGCACTGCCCGCTCGCCGACAGGTGCTCGGCGTACCGGCTGACCGGATGCCCCAGCTCGCGCAGCACGCGGGCCGCCGTCGCGTGCAGGCGTCGCCGTCGGCCGGGGGACAGCGCGCGGTACACCACCGTGCGGTCCACCTCGTGGCGGAACCGCAGCGTCGACGCCTCGGTGGGGTCGGTCCGCAGCAGGTCCGCGGCCACCAGCGCGTCGAGCAGGTCGCTGGTGACCTCCGGGCCACGATCGGCGAGCGCCGCGGCGAGCGCGGGCTCGAATCCGTCCGGGCGCACCGAGACGGCCTCCAGCATCTCCCGCTGCTCGTCGGTGAGCGCGTCGAGGTCGAGCTGGACCGCGCCCGTGACATCGACGGGCAGCTCGGCGGGCAGGCCACGCAGGGCGGCGACCGGGCCGTCCAGGGCGCCCGGGCGATAGGCCAGGACGTAGCGGGGCACGCCGCCGGAGAGCACGTGGACCCGCTGCGCCGCGCGTCCCTCCGTCAGGCCGAGCAGCGTGGCGACGCTGGCCCGGTCCAACGGTGTCAGGGTGACCGCCCGCCGGCTCAGGTAGGTGCCCGCGGCGAGCGCGGTGGTCACGCGCGAGGGCATCTGCCGCGGCCGGTACGCGCTGACCCACAGCAGACCCGGGGGCGGGGCCTGCGCGAGCCGACGCAGCAGCGTGGCCGTCTCGGGTGACGCGCTGTGCAGGTCGTCCAGGAGCAGCAGCGGCGGCCCACCGGCGCGTACCGCAGCGCAGGACTCGTCCGTCAGCGCGGTGATCACCTGCCCGACCTGCTGGCCGTCGCGGCCGGCCGCGGCGAGCACCGGCACCCCGGCTCGTCGGGCTCGCGCGGCGACCTCACGCAGCAGCCGCGTCTTGCCGGTGCCGGGGTCACCCACGAACTCGATCATTGCGGGTTGGCCGTCGCGGACCCCGGCCAGGGCGCGGTCGAACAGGTCGAGCGCACAGTTACGCCCGACCAGGGGGTCGAGAGGGTCGCCCGACGGTGGCGGGGCGAACTCCTCCTCGCTGATGTTCATCGGCCCCCCACGACGGACATCCGCGCGGCGCGGCCCATCGGCGTACGCCATCGGGTCGGACGCCTGTTGTGCGGTGCGCCGACGGCCTGACGGCCTGGTCGGACGCGGTGGTGCGGCGCGCGTTGGCCCAGCTTCAACTGCCACCCCCAGGATCTGTCCCGTTCGGGCCTCTCGGCGTGCCCGATACCGGCGGTGCCAATTGCCGGCGCTCGGGCGAGCGGCAGATGCAACTCTAGGTCCGCGTGCCAAGAACTGCGATGGCGGGACAGGTTGGTCCTATCGCCGAAGAGAGCAAATGTTGATGCCCATAAACCGAAATAGCGGACTTGGTTCTTGACACAGCGCACACTGGCGGTTGCGGTGAGTTCACGACAATGTGGGGTTTCCCCTACTGTCGCATCGTTCCCCGTCGCTTAATGTCGACCCCGGCGGTGCGACGCCTTCTGGGGGGACTTCGGATGACCGTTCATTATCGATCCTATCTGGACAATTCGTCAGATGCGGAGGTGATGCCGAGCGAGTCGGAACGATGGCACGCATTTCAGTGTCTTTTGCCGCCACGCGCCGCAGTGGCCGACGCGTTCCTCACCCGGGGCATCAGCCCGCTGCTGCACGGCCTTCAGGCCACCGGCGAGCTGTCCGCCTGGTCGTTCACCCGGCAGTCGCCACGGGTGGTCTGTCTGCACCTGCTCGGCAGCGCGCCTCGACTGCTGGCGGCGCGACTGGCGGGGCTCTGCGCGGCGGTCGGGGCGGAGGGGCCCGTGCACGTGCCGCACCTCGCCGCTCCGCCGGCGCGCGATCCACGGCTCGTCGACGTGGCGGTCGACCTGATCGGGATGACCCCGGGGCGGCAGGCCCGTCTCGGCGCCGCCGTGGACCTGGCGATGGTGGCGGCCATGCGCAGCTGCCCCGCCCTGCGTGGCGACAGCGAGTTCGTCACGTCCGAGGCCGCGCTGCCGAGCGTGCGCTGGCGGCGGATCGCCACCGCACTCAAGACCGAACGTCACCCGCTGACCTGCTGGTCACACCTGCTGGAGGCGTTCCGCCGCGCACCCGGCTACGAGAGCACGATGACGTTCGACCTGGTGCACCTGCTGCACAATCAGCTCGGGCTCAGCACCCGTGACGAGCAGCGGGTGCACGCCGGCCTGATCCGTTCGCTGTCGCGGCGTCGGGCCGGCGCGCGCCGGTCGCCCCGCTCGCACCTGAGCGTTCCGCATCCCGGGCCGGTCCGTCCGAAGAGGTGACCGGCACGCGCGGCGCCCCGCCGACAGGTGAGGAATCGACGTGGTCGCGCAGCGGCTGCGGGTCGCCGCAGCGCGACCTGCCGCCCGGCGGCCACGTGCCGCCGATCGTGACGCAGCTTCTGCGGCGCCGAGGTGGGTGTGGTGTTCCGGCGCGGAGGCTATGCGCCGGAACACCACTGGTGAGGGTCAGCGCGCCAGCCACTCCCGGTAGGACGTCGGCGCGTTGACGGCGTCCTCCTTGGCGATCAGCACGTCGCCCGGGACGGCGGCGAACATGCCGGCGCTGTCGTCGGTGGTGACGGTGCGCTGGTCGCCGTGCGCGGCGAGTGTGATCCGGCCCAGTTCGTCGAGCGGGAACACGTCGGGGCCGGCGACGTTGCGTACGCCCCGCAGGGGTGCGCCCACGCTGACGTCGGCGACGGCCTGGGCCACGTCGGCCGCGGCCATCGGCTGCACGGGGGTGCGGGGCAGGCGGACGGTGTTCTCGTCGGCGGTCCAGGAAAGGACCGCGTCGACGAACTCGAAGAACTGGGTGGCGCGGACGATCGAGTACGGCACCGCGCTGGCCTTGAGGATGTCCTCCTGGAGCACCTTCGCGCGGTAGTAGGCCAGGTCGGGCACCTGGTCGACGCCGACGATGGACAGGATCACCGCGTGGCCGACGCCGGCCCGCTCGGCGGCCGTCAGGAGGTTGTCCATGGTCGTCTGGAAGAAGGCGGGGGAGGCGTCGTCGAAGGTCGGCGAGTTCGTCAGGTTGACGACGACCTCGGCGTCCTTGAGCGCCTCGGGCAGACCCTGTCCGCTGAGGAGGTCGACCCCGGTCGACTGCGAGTGCGCAACCGCGTCGTGCCCGGCCGCCTGCAGGATCCGGACGACCTGGGACCCGATCAGTCCGGTCCCGCCCATCACGGCGATCCTCATGTCCGTACCACCTTTCCTGTCCGTTTTGTCCGCCATGCCGCTACGACACTTAACTCGGACTTCCTATGTCCGAGAACTATACTCGGACAGGTAGGGTCCGAGTATCGGGGTGGCTAGGGTGAGACGATGAAGATGTCCGGCGGGGTCGAGTGGGCGCTGCACTGCTGTGTCGTGCTCACGGCCAGCAGCAGGCCCGTCCCGGCCGCCCGGCTCGCGGAGCTGCACGACGTCTCCGGCAGCTACCTCGCCAAACAGCTCCAGGCGCTTGCCCGCGCCGGGCTCATTCATTCCGTGCAGGGCAAGGCGGGCGGCTACGCGCTGACCCGCGCTCCGGAGAGCATCAGCCTGCTCGACGTGGTCCACGCCGTCGACGGGCCGGGGCCCGCCTTCGTCTGCACCGAGATCCGTCAGCGCGGCCCCCTGGCCACCCCACCCGACGCCTGCACCCGCGCGTGCCCGATAGCGCGTGCCATGGCGAGCGCCGAGAAGGCGTGGCGCGCGGCCCTGGCCGAGGTCACGATCGCCGACCTCGCCCGCGACGTCGACGTCGACTCCGGCCCCGAGGCCCTGGCCGGCGTCAGCGCCTGGCTCACCGGCGGCAGCGCCGGCTGACCGCGCTCAGCCGGCGCGGCGGACCTCGGTGTCCCAGATCTGCGCCCACGGACGCCGCAGCCCTCGACACACGAAGATCGGGCCGCCGTTCTCGTCGTTGTCCACCTCGACCCGCTGATCCACCCGCCCGGCGAGCACGCAGTCGTCGAACCAGGCGTTCAGCGCGTCGGGACGCTCCCAGCCGACCGCGACGACCACGTCCGCCTCGGCGGGTGGACGACCGAAATCGATCATGCTGTTGTGCCCGGAGTACGCCCGGGGGAGCCCACGGGCCGGCCCGTAGCGGGCGAGTGCCCCGGCCTCCCCGTAGTTGCCGGTGAGGATGACCGCCCGTGCGCGCTCCTGCGGCGGCAGGCCACGATGGACGGCGGCGACCGAGTCGGCGAACGCCGGCCAGCCGATGGTCTCGCCGGCGTCGTAGTTGACGTCGACCACGAAAGCGGGCAGCCGCTCGGCAGGCAGCACCGGCAGCAGCAGCACCACGGTGGGCAGGAGGAACGGCACCGCGCCCGCCGCGAGCACCCCCCGCCGCAGCCACACCGACCCCCGCGACGCCCAGGCGACTGTCACCACCGCGCCCGCGGCGGCGAGCACGAGCAGCAGAGGCGCGTCGTAGTAACCCTTGCCGCCGGCGACAAGGACGATGCCGACCACGACGACCCAGGCCCAACCCACCGCGCGGTACGCCCGCCACGCCGGCCGGCGCAGCAACGCGACGAGGCCGGCGATCCAGATCGGCACGGCGTACGGGCTGATGATGAGGAACTGCAGAGTGAAGGCGTCGATGCGCCCGCTGTAGGAGCCGTCACCGTCGGCGATGGAGGCGGCGACGCCGAGCTGCGGAAAACCGTGCGCGGCCTGCCAGATCAGGTTCGG from Micromonospora lupini harbors:
- a CDS encoding NAD(P)H-dependent oxidoreductase, which gives rise to MTRPAAELPMTALIGNPKPHSRTRTVALATAAALHSRLTHCPTPVAAPTVIDLAELTAELVGQGSRPETLDEVLEAVRRPGLLLVASPTFKAAYSGLLKLFVDVLPRGALTGVVALPLMTAARSGHRHVVDTYLGALLAEVGACVPTAGLCLLEREFDTAEVGIGRWLDRAAPAVVDALAVVPGVPAEPGVSRR
- a CDS encoding helix-turn-helix transcriptional regulator, producing MNISEEEFAPPPSGDPLDPLVGRNCALDLFDRALAGVRDGQPAMIEFVGDPGTGKTRLLREVAARARRAGVPVLAAAGRDGQQVGQVITALTDESCAAVRAGGPPLLLLDDLHSASPETATLLRRLAQAPPPGLLWVSAYRPRQMPSRVTTALAAGTYLSRRAVTLTPLDRASVATLLGLTEGRAAQRVHVLSGGVPRYVLAYRPGALDGPVAALRGLPAELPVDVTGAVQLDLDALTDEQREMLEAVSVRPDGFEPALAAALADRGPEVTSDLLDALVAADLLRTDPTEASTLRFRHEVDRTVVYRALSPGRRRRLHATAARVLRELGHPVSRYAEHLSASGQCAEPATADALIEAAESGLVPRLAAIRWMTNVQRLLPAAEVTEPRRTRLEFAMADALVGAGQLRQARTLLQELTRRPLATRDQRLRAVAARARVERLLGRPFDAYALLLPYRDGPEEPHGGFLLTVEAAIAGALCGAPDTAEHARTLSALAERTGSAVCATTAAVVQSFVAAYTDCGIRVQETLDRASSEVDAFADTDLARYPDLLALLGWAEYFHERERSALHHFDRALDICCRAGLVALTPWLLLGRSAVTARLGSLDRARIEGEDAEEVAVAMGIDPMVALARAYRAIAVAWRSGPAAARHLADAAVLDAGTRRENWYDGASQRVSVRLRFLAGDRAGSTSTLLRACGGDGLDQVEVTNRACWASALAEMAHKAGRCDEAARWLAVAEGYAERLGLRGQSALTRTTRARLTLEVDPRCAAELAAAAADSFASLGWRLEEASARLVRARALCEAREWSAAEVELAETRRIAELVDSPPLRRSVAGEQSRAAGAAGRLPAAAAGGELTLTRREWDIARLVAAGASNAEAADQVYVTVKTVEAHLTRIFRKTGVSSRAGLAALLVSRAVDPRTSTEDRGSATRRARFDR
- a CDS encoding SDR family oxidoreductase is translated as MRIAVMGGTGLIGSQVVRILQAAGHDAVAHSQSTGVDLLSGQGLPEALKDAEVVVNLTNSPTFDDASPAFFQTTMDNLLTAAERAGVGHAVILSIVGVDQVPDLAYYRAKVLQEDILKASAVPYSIVRATQFFEFVDAVLSWTADENTVRLPRTPVQPMAAADVAQAVADVSVGAPLRGVRNVAGPDVFPLDELGRITLAAHGDQRTVTTDDSAGMFAAVPGDVLIAKEDAVNAPTSYREWLAR
- a CDS encoding RrF2 family transcriptional regulator, translating into MKMSGGVEWALHCCVVLTASSRPVPAARLAELHDVSGSYLAKQLQALARAGLIHSVQGKAGGYALTRAPESISLLDVVHAVDGPGPAFVCTEIRQRGPLATPPDACTRACPIARAMASAEKAWRAALAEVTIADLARDVDVDSGPEALAGVSAWLTGGSAG
- a CDS encoding glycosyltransferase family 39 protein, with product MTEPVIDTDRPHRPGPSSEPEHLPQPGPRARGPWLLAAATSVTLLLLSGRYGYHRDELYFLLCGRHLAWGYVDQGPLVPALARLLDTIAPGNLVVLRTPSALLAGVAVLLVAAIARELGGGRSGQSFAAVLAALSGIVLAGGHLLSTTTVDLLVWLAVAWCAVRLLRTGDSRWALALGLVLGVGMLNKLLPALLAVGLLAGVLIAGPRRLLRDRGVLAAAGIAVLLAAPNLIWQAAHGFPQLGVAASIADGDGSYSGRIDAFTLQFLIISPYAVPIWIAGLVALLRRPAWRAYRAVGWAWVVVVGIVLVAGGKGYYDAPLLLVLAAAGAVVTVAWASRGSVWLRRGVLAAGAVPFLLPTVVLLLPVLPAERLPAFVVDVNYDAGETIGWPAFADSVAAVHRGLPPQERARAVILTGNYGEAGALARYGPARGLPRAYSGHNSMIDFGRPPAEADVVVAVGWERPDALNAWFDDCVLAGRVDQRVEVDNDENGGPIFVCRGLRRPWAQIWDTEVRRAG